The following proteins are encoded in a genomic region of Zea mays cultivar B73 chromosome 9, Zm-B73-REFERENCE-NAM-5.0, whole genome shotgun sequence:
- the LOC103639491 gene encoding probable mitochondrial adenine nucleotide transporter BTL3 isoform X1, translating to MPWFEMWLPPVPGEGAVAAAGGLFLDGADAAAHGALLAAMPGCSLSFVLRHQRCRGSPPGFLSLTMSVKGGRGFVPAPVGLLAGAEEKSGAEESDALVAGKRAVEAEAEAEAEGVILLQEKEKKKKKLDDCAGAGAMNMTKHLWAGAVAAMISSSRFRRFTVYSWPLAVAPLERLKLEYIVRGEQRNLFELMHAIATTQGLKGFWKGNFVNILRTAPFKAVNFYAYDSYRKQLVKWAGNEEATNFERFIAGAFAGVTATIMCIPMDTIRTKMVAPGGEALGGVIGVARHMIQTEGFFSLYKGLVPSLISMAPSGAVFYGVYDILKMAYLHSPEGKKRVSMMKQQKQEANALDQLELGTVRTLLYGAIAGCCAEAATYPFEVVRRQLQMQVKATRMNAFATCLKIVDQGGVPALYAGLIPSMLQVLPSASISYFVYELMKIVLKVE from the exons ATGCCGTGGTTTGAGATGTGGCTGCCTCCTGTGCCTGGCGAGGGGGCTGTGGCGGCGGCGGGGGGGCTGTTCCTCGACGGCGCCGATGCGGCGGCGCACGGCGCGCTCCTCGCGGCCATGCCTGGTTGCTCCTTGTCGTTCGTGCTCCGGCACCAGCGTTGCCGGGGGTCGCCGCCGGGGTTCCTGTCGCTGACGATGTCGGTAAAGGGGGGCAGGGGCTTTGTGCCGGCCCCGGTGGGGTTGCTCGCTGGTGCGGAGGAGAAGAGCGGGGCGGAGGAGTCGGACGCGCTGGTCGCGGGGAAGAGGGCCGTGgaagcggaggcggaggcggaggcggagggagTGATTCTGCTGCaggagaaggagaaaaagaagaagaagctgGACGATTGTGCTGGAGCTGGCGCGATGAACATGACCAAACACCTATGGGCCGGAGCCGTTGCTGCCATGATATCGAG CTCCAGATTTAGAAGATTCACAGTATATTCATGGCCTCTGG CCGTTGCTCCACTTGAGAGGCTAAAGTTGGAGTATATAGTTCGTGGTGAGCAGAGGAATCTATTTGAGCTTATGCATGCTATTGCAACAACACAAGGATTGAAAGGCTTTTGGAAAGGAAACTTTGTGAATATCCTCCGCACTGCTCCATTCAAGGCAGTCAACTTCTATGCATATGACAGTTACAGAAAGCAACTGGTCAAATGGGCTGGTAATGAAGAAGCTACGAACTTTGAGAGATTTATTGCTGGTGCTTTTGCTGGTGTTACAGCAACAATTATGTGCATACCTATGGATACA ATCAGGACAAAGATGGTAGCTCCTGGCGGTGAAGCTTTAGGTGGGGTCATTGGTGTTGCCCGCCACATGATCCAAACTGAAGGATTCTTCTCGCTGTACAAGGGATTGGTGCCTTCTCTTATCAGCATGGCACCCTCTGGTGCTGTATTCTATGGAGTGTATGACATACTGAAGATGGCTTATCTGCATTCCCCTGAAGGAAAGAAAAGAGTATCGATGATGAAGCAACAGAAACAAGAGGCAAATGCATTGGATCAACTTGAATTGGGTACTGTGAGGACCTTACTCTATGGGGCTATTGCTGGTTGCTGTGCTGAAGCAGCTACATACCCGTTTGAAGTGGTCCGTAGGCAGCTACAGATGCAAGTAAAAGCAACAAGAATGAATGCATTTGCAACATGCCTTAAGATTGTTGATCAAGGTGGGGTACCAGCACTGTATGCCGGTCTGATCCCCAGCATGTTACAG GTTCTACCATCAGCATCGATCAGCTATTTTGTTTATGAGTTGATGAAGATAGTCCTGAAAGTGGAGTGA
- the LOC103639491 gene encoding probable mitochondrial adenine nucleotide transporter BTL3 isoform X2 codes for MPWFEMWLPPVPGEGAVAAAGGLFLDGADAAAHGALLAAMPGCSLSFVLRHQRCRGSPPGFLSLTMSVKGGRGFVPAPVGLLAGAEEKSGAEESDALVAGKRAVEAEAEAEAEGVILLQEKEKKKKKLDDCAGAGAMNMTKHLWAGAVAAMISRTAVAPLERLKLEYIVRGEQRNLFELMHAIATTQGLKGFWKGNFVNILRTAPFKAVNFYAYDSYRKQLVKWAGNEEATNFERFIAGAFAGVTATIMCIPMDTIRTKMVAPGGEALGGVIGVARHMIQTEGFFSLYKGLVPSLISMAPSGAVFYGVYDILKMAYLHSPEGKKRVSMMKQQKQEANALDQLELGTVRTLLYGAIAGCCAEAATYPFEVVRRQLQMQVKATRMNAFATCLKIVDQGGVPALYAGLIPSMLQVLPSASISYFVYELMKIVLKVE; via the exons ATGCCGTGGTTTGAGATGTGGCTGCCTCCTGTGCCTGGCGAGGGGGCTGTGGCGGCGGCGGGGGGGCTGTTCCTCGACGGCGCCGATGCGGCGGCGCACGGCGCGCTCCTCGCGGCCATGCCTGGTTGCTCCTTGTCGTTCGTGCTCCGGCACCAGCGTTGCCGGGGGTCGCCGCCGGGGTTCCTGTCGCTGACGATGTCGGTAAAGGGGGGCAGGGGCTTTGTGCCGGCCCCGGTGGGGTTGCTCGCTGGTGCGGAGGAGAAGAGCGGGGCGGAGGAGTCGGACGCGCTGGTCGCGGGGAAGAGGGCCGTGgaagcggaggcggaggcggaggcggagggagTGATTCTGCTGCaggagaaggagaaaaagaagaagaagctgGACGATTGTGCTGGAGCTGGCGCGATGAACATGACCAAACACCTATGGGCCGGAGCCGTTGCTGCCATGATATCGAG AACAGCCGTTGCTCCACTTGAGAGGCTAAAGTTGGAGTATATAGTTCGTGGTGAGCAGAGGAATCTATTTGAGCTTATGCATGCTATTGCAACAACACAAGGATTGAAAGGCTTTTGGAAAGGAAACTTTGTGAATATCCTCCGCACTGCTCCATTCAAGGCAGTCAACTTCTATGCATATGACAGTTACAGAAAGCAACTGGTCAAATGGGCTGGTAATGAAGAAGCTACGAACTTTGAGAGATTTATTGCTGGTGCTTTTGCTGGTGTTACAGCAACAATTATGTGCATACCTATGGATACA ATCAGGACAAAGATGGTAGCTCCTGGCGGTGAAGCTTTAGGTGGGGTCATTGGTGTTGCCCGCCACATGATCCAAACTGAAGGATTCTTCTCGCTGTACAAGGGATTGGTGCCTTCTCTTATCAGCATGGCACCCTCTGGTGCTGTATTCTATGGAGTGTATGACATACTGAAGATGGCTTATCTGCATTCCCCTGAAGGAAAGAAAAGAGTATCGATGATGAAGCAACAGAAACAAGAGGCAAATGCATTGGATCAACTTGAATTGGGTACTGTGAGGACCTTACTCTATGGGGCTATTGCTGGTTGCTGTGCTGAAGCAGCTACATACCCGTTTGAAGTGGTCCGTAGGCAGCTACAGATGCAAGTAAAAGCAACAAGAATGAATGCATTTGCAACATGCCTTAAGATTGTTGATCAAGGTGGGGTACCAGCACTGTATGCCGGTCTGATCCCCAGCATGTTACAG GTTCTACCATCAGCATCGATCAGCTATTTTGTTTATGAGTTGATGAAGATAGTCCTGAAAGTGGAGTGA